Proteins encoded together in one candidate division TA06 bacterium B3_TA06 window:
- a CDS encoding 2-heptaprenyl-1,4-naphthoquinone methyltransferase has protein sequence MPNRISRVTRSKESARASYNRMSRFYDLLAGGSERKFIEIGFKKLAVREGEKVLEIGFGTGHALVRLAQAVGEKGKVYGIDISDEMVRLSHERLRKSGLAERVHLKRGDAAKLPLDSESFDAVFMAFTLELFDTPQIPIVLAECQRLLRRGGRICVVSISKKGKDGLMMRLYEWAHKRFPAYVDCRPIYLREAFEDAGFQILDCEIMSMWGLPVEILLGVKQ, from the coding sequence ATGCCAAACCGAATCAGCCGCGTTACGCGCTCCAAGGAATCGGCCCGCGCCAGCTACAACCGGATGAGCCGGTTCTACGATCTTTTGGCCGGAGGAAGTGAGCGCAAGTTTATAGAGATCGGCTTTAAAAAGCTTGCGGTCAGAGAAGGCGAGAAGGTCCTTGAGATCGGGTTCGGGACAGGACATGCGCTTGTGAGATTGGCTCAGGCGGTTGGTGAGAAGGGCAAGGTCTACGGTATAGACATCTCCGATGAGATGGTCAGGCTCAGCCATGAAAGACTAAGGAAGTCAGGGCTTGCGGAAAGGGTGCATCTTAAACGCGGCGATGCCGCAAAGCTTCCCCTTGATTCAGAATCCTTCGACGCGGTATTCATGGCCTTCACCCTTGAGCTTTTTGATACACCCCAGATTCCGATAGTTCTAGCTGAATGCCAAAGGCTTCTGCGACGTGGTGGACGGATCTGTGTAGTATCAATCTCCAAGAAAGGTAAAGATGGCTTGATGATGAGGCTCTACGAATGGGCGCACAAAAGGTTTCCAGCATACGTTGACTGCCGCCCGATTTATCTCCGCGAGGCGTTTGAGGACGCTGGCTTTCAAATCCTCGATTGCGAGATAATGTCCATGTGGGGTCTGCCGGTTGAAATCCTCCTCGGAGTTAAACAATAA